The Molothrus ater isolate BHLD 08-10-18 breed brown headed cowbird chromosome 1, BPBGC_Mater_1.1, whole genome shotgun sequence genome includes a window with the following:
- the LOC129046940 gene encoding uncharacterized protein LOC129046940, which produces MIRPVTKAHVLLFWLEANSSAGPVKAARGACSPPCAVSQLLPALCRVPAGTDGALGQPRATRASAPSSGTGRGDESWAGLGWAGLAAPGHTETQRGTLTPETQRGTLTPETQRGTLTPETQRGTLTPEAGTEAVPSRGKQEHARKCPRSQCFIHAFTCPRAPVLCWKGPAETSPAGSLQQFVAGDGNAAARGRSEDPTPMSRPPCPPGSAAGSRHRSSALNLPSKPRINYSAAPRTPRNIRARGALAAPAPRCRTLHAGGDGWIRALCPGNPERWHGAESEPGRDRFLLEARGSHEGRVVGVLGSLGTDPCAMLHARGWPQPPDLAQATGTVAPVLLQADGNWELGGITLGCFTPNPSLGSSTEGACRSRSGWEPSRHGQPPCLGGPYGDRDGANPGAAQAPPPDIPGCPSCSQTCPGWRDELHPWPGRGRKVPGEGDKGEPGTQHPRVMLRGDPVEAGAESLSGDMNGHDGRSQAPARGLTLKKKKVYLFQDLTFFFSPFLLFLPVFQKKWGKSTKKVSCGTAKV; this is translated from the exons ATGATTAGGCCTGTGACTAAAGCCCATGTGTTGCTCTTCTGGTTGGAGGCAAATTCCTCTGCAGGGCCGGTGAAGGCAGCTCGGGGTGCCTGCTCCCCGCCCTGTGCcgtgtcccagctgctccccgcCCTGTGCCGTGTCCCAGCGGGCACTGATGGAGCCCTCGGACAGCCCCGGGCTACCCgagcctctgctccctcctctgggacaggcagaggggatgagagctgggctgggctgggctgggctgggctggcagccccGGGGCACACGGAGACACAACGAGGGACACTGACCCCAGAGACACAACGAGGGACACTGACCCCAGAGACACAACGAGGGACACTGACCCCAGAGACACAACGAGGGACACTGACCCCAGAGGCAGGAACGGAGGCTGTGCCCTCCCGGGGCAAGCAGGAGCACGCCAGGAAG TGTCCACGTTCCCAGTGCTTTATCCACGCCTTTACCTGTCCTAGAGctcctgtcctgtgctggaagGGGCCGGCAGAGACCAGCCCTGCCGGTTCGTTGCAGCAGTTTGTGGCAGGTGATGGAAACGCTGCAGCCAGGGGGAGATCTGAGGATCCCACACCGATGAGCCGCCCGCCGTGCCCGCCGGGATCGGCTGCCGGCTCCCGCCACCGCTCCTCGGCTCTTAATCTCCCCAGCAAGCCGAGAATTAATTATTCAGCGGCTCCCAGGACGCCTCGGAACATCCGCGCCCGCGGGGCTTTGGCTGCCCCGGCCCCGAGGTGCCGCACCCTTCACGCCGGGGGTGATGGATGGATTCGTGCCCTCTGTCCAGGGAACCCCGAGCGCTGGCACGGGGCTGAATCCGAGCCCGGGAGAGATCGGTTCCTGCTGGAAGCAAGAGGGAGCCACGAGGGGAGGGTGGTGGGAGtgctggggtccctggggacaGATCCCTGTGCCATGCTCCATGCCAGGGGATGGCCACAGCCACCTGACCTTGCCCAAGCCACTGGGACGGTGGCACCGGTTCTCCTGCAGGCAGATGGAAACTGGGAGTTGGGAGGGATAACCCTGGGGtgtttcaccccaaatcccagcctgggcagctccactGAAGGAGCCTGTCGGAGCAGGAGTGGCTGGGAGCCATCACGCCATGGGCAGCCACCTTGTTTGGGGGGACCttatggggacagggatggagcaaaccctggagcagcccaggcaccTCCACCAGACATCCCCGggtgccccagctgctcccaaacGTGTCCAGGGTGGCGGGATGAGCTGCacccctggcctggcagaggcaggaaggTGCCTGGAGAGGGTGACAAGGGGGAACCAGGCACCCAGCACCCCCGGGTGATGCTCAGAGGGGACCCTGTGGAAGCAGGGGCTGAATCCCTCTCGGGAGACATGAATGGCCACGATGGGAGATCGCAGGCACCGGCAAGAGgcttaactttaaaaaaaaaaaaggtttatttatttcaagatcttactttttttttttctccttttttgttgtttttaccTGTATTTCAAAAAAAGTGGGGCAAAAGTACAAAAAAAGTCAGTTGCGGAACGGCAAAGGTTTAG
- the CSPG5 gene encoding chondroitin sulfate proteoglycan 5 isoform X1: protein MAPRAPRAPRALALLLAIGGALASAWPPQNSSAGEGRAWEGSLESSPPKWDLASGDPPGGPSNSTSAGGAAAGPQLEPPGGGTATTEPSAVPEGCPGCAGEGEASAVPPRAVTWPGDGGTVPVALGSPEEPGSGDRPTPGSPPAPGGFGGLPAALPSPPGPQLATDSAESDLLLAAGGSAAPRTPVLGEPGPVAAAGGDSGGAPELWAAASSPAPAQGARGWTDLTWLQEPVTAATGPPKPPADRTGSEIIDVDYYDLFEGGEGLGGFPGGGRGAAGSARRREPEGAATPWALHELYDDFTPFDDADFYPTTSFYADGDDEDELEDEEEEEEEEDGGLEDENGYRPPASAAPAPRDPRPTGHRAAAPPPPPGLPGGGPTAWPRPGERGPPENGSECRSGYVRHNSSCRSLCDLVPSYCHNGGQCYLVESHGAFCRCNTQDYTWHKGTRCESIVTDFQVMCVAVGSAALVVLLLFMLTVFFAKKLYLLKTENSKLRKTKYRTPSELHNDNFSLSTIAEGSHPNDDPSAPHKLQDSLKSCLKDEEPFNIHNSTSPKHEGGKGEQDVGELNCLQNNLT, encoded by the exons AtggccccccgcgccccccgcgccccccgcgccctggccctgctgctggcgATCGGCGGCGCCCTCG CATCCGCGTGGCCCCCCCAAAACTCCAGCGCTGGCGAGGGGAGAGCCTGGGAGGGCTCGTTGGAGAGCAGCCCCCCGAAATGGGACCTGGCGAGCGGAGACCCCCCTGGGGGACCCAGCAACAGCACGAGCGCCGGGGGGGCAGCGGCAGGACCCCAGCTAGAGCCCCCCGGGGGGGGCACGGCCACCACGGAGCCCTCGGCCGTGCCCGAGGGGTGCCCGGGGTGCGCCGGGGAGGGCGAGGCCAGCGCCGTGCCCCCCCGAGCCGTCACCTGGCCCGGGGACGGGGGCACGGTGCCGGTGGCGCTGGGCAGCCCCGAGGAGCCGGGCAGCGGTGACCGACCCACGCCGggctccccgcccgccccgggggGCTTCGGGGGGCTCCCGGCCGCGCTGCCGAGCCCCCCCGGGCCGCAGCTCGCCACCGACTCCGCCGAATCCGACCTGCTGCTGGCGGCCGGGGGCTCGGCCGCGCCGCGCACCCCCGTGCTGGGCGAGCCCGGCCCCGTGGCCGCCGCCGGGGGGGACTCGGGGGGTGCCCCGGAGCTCTGGGCCGCCGCctccagcccggccccggcgcaGGGGGCCCGCGGCTGGACCGACCTGACGTGGCTGCAGGAGCCCGTCACCGCCGCCACGGGCCCGCCCAAGCCCCCGGCCGACCGCACGGGCTCCGAGATCATCGACGTCGATTACTACGACCTGTTCGAGGGGGGCGAGGGACTGGGGGGCTTCCCCGGGGGCggccggggcgcggcgggctcggcgcggcggcgggagccCGAGGGGGCGGCCACGCCCTGGGCCCTGCACGAGCTCTACGACGACTTCACGCCCTTCGACGACGCCGATTTCTACCCCACCACCTCCTTCTACGCCGACGGGGACGACGAGGACGAGCTGGAGGacgaggaggaagaggaggaggaggaagacgGCGGGCTGGAGGACGAGAACGGCTACCGGCCGCCCGCCTcggccgcgcccgccccgcgggaCCCCCGGCCCACCGGGCACcgcgccgcggccccgccgccgccgcccgggctGCCCGGGGGCGGCCCCACGGCCTGGCCGCGGCCGGGGGAGCGGGGCCCGCCCGAGAACGGCTCCGAGTGCCGGAGCGGGTACGTGCGGCACAACAGCTCCTGCCGCTCCCTCTGCGACCTCGTCCCCAGCTACTGCCACAACGGCGGCCAGTGCTACCTGGTGGAGAGCCACGGGGCCTTCTGCCG GTGCAACACGCAGGACTACACGTGGCACAAGGGCACGCGCTGCGAGTCCATCGTCACCGACTTCCAGGTGATGTGCGTGGCCGTGGGCTCGGCCGCGCtcgtggtgctgctgctcttcatgCTCACCGTGTTCTTCGCCAAGAAGCTCTACCTGCTCAAGACGGAGAACAGCAAACTGCGCAAGACCAA ATACCGCACCCCGTCCGAGCTGCACAACGACAACTTCTCCCTGTCCACCATCGCCGAGGGCTCCCACCCAAAC gACGATCCCAGCGCTCCCCACAAGCTGCAGGACTCGCTGAAATCCTGCCTGAAGGACGAGGAGCCGTTCAACATCCACAACTCGACGTCGCCCAAGCACGAGGGCGGCAAAGGGGAGCAGGACGTGGGGGAGCTGAACTGCCTCCAGAACAACCTGACGTga
- the CSPG5 gene encoding chondroitin sulfate proteoglycan 5 isoform X2: protein MAPRAPRAPRALALLLAIGGALASAWPPQNSSAGEGRAWEGSLESSPPKWDLASGDPPGGPSNSTSAGGAAAGPQLEPPGGGTATTEPSAVPEGCPGCAGEGEASAVPPRAVTWPGDGGTVPVALGSPEEPGSGDRPTPGSPPAPGGFGGLPAALPSPPGPQLATDSAESDLLLAAGGSAAPRTPVLGEPGPVAAAGGDSGGAPELWAAASSPAPAQGARGWTDLTWLQEPVTAATGPPKPPADRTGSEIIDVDYYDLFEGGEGLGGFPGGGRGAAGSARRREPEGAATPWALHELYDDFTPFDDADFYPTTSFYADGDDEDELEDEEEEEEEEDGGLEDENGYRPPASAAPAPRDPRPTGHRAAAPPPPPGLPGGGPTAWPRPGERGPPENGSECRSGYVRHNSSCRSLCDLVPSYCHNGGQCYLVESHGAFCRCNTQDYTWHKGTRCESIVTDFQVMCVAVGSAALVVLLLFMLTVFFAKKLYLLKTENSKLRKTKYRTPSELHNDNFSLSTIAEGSHPNREAKGFAEPEEERRSL, encoded by the exons AtggccccccgcgccccccgcgccccccgcgccctggccctgctgctggcgATCGGCGGCGCCCTCG CATCCGCGTGGCCCCCCCAAAACTCCAGCGCTGGCGAGGGGAGAGCCTGGGAGGGCTCGTTGGAGAGCAGCCCCCCGAAATGGGACCTGGCGAGCGGAGACCCCCCTGGGGGACCCAGCAACAGCACGAGCGCCGGGGGGGCAGCGGCAGGACCCCAGCTAGAGCCCCCCGGGGGGGGCACGGCCACCACGGAGCCCTCGGCCGTGCCCGAGGGGTGCCCGGGGTGCGCCGGGGAGGGCGAGGCCAGCGCCGTGCCCCCCCGAGCCGTCACCTGGCCCGGGGACGGGGGCACGGTGCCGGTGGCGCTGGGCAGCCCCGAGGAGCCGGGCAGCGGTGACCGACCCACGCCGggctccccgcccgccccgggggGCTTCGGGGGGCTCCCGGCCGCGCTGCCGAGCCCCCCCGGGCCGCAGCTCGCCACCGACTCCGCCGAATCCGACCTGCTGCTGGCGGCCGGGGGCTCGGCCGCGCCGCGCACCCCCGTGCTGGGCGAGCCCGGCCCCGTGGCCGCCGCCGGGGGGGACTCGGGGGGTGCCCCGGAGCTCTGGGCCGCCGCctccagcccggccccggcgcaGGGGGCCCGCGGCTGGACCGACCTGACGTGGCTGCAGGAGCCCGTCACCGCCGCCACGGGCCCGCCCAAGCCCCCGGCCGACCGCACGGGCTCCGAGATCATCGACGTCGATTACTACGACCTGTTCGAGGGGGGCGAGGGACTGGGGGGCTTCCCCGGGGGCggccggggcgcggcgggctcggcgcggcggcgggagccCGAGGGGGCGGCCACGCCCTGGGCCCTGCACGAGCTCTACGACGACTTCACGCCCTTCGACGACGCCGATTTCTACCCCACCACCTCCTTCTACGCCGACGGGGACGACGAGGACGAGCTGGAGGacgaggaggaagaggaggaggaggaagacgGCGGGCTGGAGGACGAGAACGGCTACCGGCCGCCCGCCTcggccgcgcccgccccgcgggaCCCCCGGCCCACCGGGCACcgcgccgcggccccgccgccgccgcccgggctGCCCGGGGGCGGCCCCACGGCCTGGCCGCGGCCGGGGGAGCGGGGCCCGCCCGAGAACGGCTCCGAGTGCCGGAGCGGGTACGTGCGGCACAACAGCTCCTGCCGCTCCCTCTGCGACCTCGTCCCCAGCTACTGCCACAACGGCGGCCAGTGCTACCTGGTGGAGAGCCACGGGGCCTTCTGCCG GTGCAACACGCAGGACTACACGTGGCACAAGGGCACGCGCTGCGAGTCCATCGTCACCGACTTCCAGGTGATGTGCGTGGCCGTGGGCTCGGCCGCGCtcgtggtgctgctgctcttcatgCTCACCGTGTTCTTCGCCAAGAAGCTCTACCTGCTCAAGACGGAGAACAGCAAACTGCGCAAGACCAA ATACCGCACCCCGTCCGAGCTGCACAACGACAACTTCTCCCTGTCCACCATCGCCGAGGGCTCCCACCCAAAC AGAGAAGCGAAGGGCTTTGCGGAGCCGGAGGAGGAGCGTAGGTCCCTTTAG